The genomic stretch atccCTTCATTTAGAATGTAATTCTCATCCCTTCATTTTGTGTGTAATTAAGTACTCATCccttcatttttttgtaattcagtACTCAtgccttcattttaaatgcaattaaatactCATCCTCTCATTTTTGGTGTAATTTAATACTCATCACTTCATTTCTTATTCGTAATTAAATACTCATCACTTCATTTTGTTCGTAATGAAATACTCATCCCTTCATTTTGTGTGTAATTCAGTACTCATCCCTTCATTTTGTGTGTAATTCAGTActcatctttttattttggcGTGTAATTAAGTACTCCTTCCTTCATTTTCTGTGTAATTCAGTACTCATCCTTTCATTTGAAATACAATTAAGTACTCATCGCCtcattttttgtgtaatttagtactcatcccttcattttatattcataattaaaTACTCATCCCTTCATTTTCTGTGTAATTCAGTACTCATCCCCTCATTTTTGGTGTAATTAAGTACTCATcccttcatttttcattcataattAAGTACTCATCCCTTCATTTTGTGTGTAATTCAGTACTCACGCCTtcatttttaatgcaattacCGGTAAACACTCATCCCCTCATTTTTTGGTGTAATTAAATACTCATCCCTTCATTTGGTGTGTAATTAAATACTCATCCCTTCATTTGGTGTGTAATTAAGTGAACTGATTTTTCTGAAcaccattttataaaataaataaataaataaataaataaaaaaaacatgtaatttCCGTATCACTATAGACCGAGGTAAAAATGATCTATAAATATTGGCACTCCTGCAAAAGCGACGATAAACACGCTGTAGTGATGAGATCACTGAGAAACTCGTATCATGTTCGGAAATAAATATCTGTTTATTAatgttgtcaaaaaaaaaacaccaccacacaacacaaagagCGACAGAGGTAAACAGCGCCACATCCATAAAGACACTGCAcggcaaacaaacaaaatctaaatcaaaaaATTCAACAGAAACTGAAGCAGTTTGGCTTTAACAGGACACGAGACGCGAACACAGCGCTTCAGTCTCACATCACAACACATCTCATCATCACGGCTATACACCAGCTCCTTCTATTAAACCATGCTTCGGGGAAGAAAAGGGTACGAAAACGTGGTTACGGGGACAATGATAGGACCGCAAACATCAATTATTCATCAAGATTGTTAGTCAGGATGTAGAATTCACAGTATGTCAGTATTCCTGACTCATCAAATCATTTTTGGGTTAtgagcattgtgtgtgtttgaaagtgtataaagcagaaaaacacaagAATGTATTGATCATGTGACTGCGTTATtgcatcagccaatcagattgcagATTATGGTCGAAAGCAAATCTGTAATTTACATACAGtttctatttaaacaaataaatatatatattttttgatttGTCATGTTTAACAGGGGCAATTGTAAAGCACTGGGGAAGGTATTTTTCATTCAatcaatcattatttatttatttaaatttgggAGGTTTTGTTAAGTGGGGTTCACTAGGAAGActttaaaattgaaaacaattcaaatataaacaattaaataatttaaagttCAATTCCAATTAAAGTgataattcttttatttttaaatttattacattttttaaaccaaattcTGAGTTTcacttattttttgttttatacattttttatttacttaatttttttttaccagaattatttattttaagaatgatttcttttattagaatttatttgataatttatttttaatttctgttAATTTTCCCCTTCAAATTCTGATCTTAGTTATTGCCATTTTCTGGTACTTCAGTTTACTGTATGATCTTAATATTggaaaagaattttttttttcctctttctgggAACCGAAGCGTGTATGAGAAGTGTGGAAGGTCAgcaaattcaattaatttactTCTCTGAACATGTcagatttctataaaaaaaaaaaaaaaaaaaaagaaaaattcatcCTAAATGTGTTGGACTTAAATATTGATGAttcagcttttatttatatgaatttttttaacagatattcatttttattcattctcaTTCATTTCATGGATTTACACAATGCAAaggagtttatttttattttttgatcatctttatattttctttccTCCTAAGATTAATATGCAGTGGTGCACGTGTCACACGTGGACGTGCAGCCCTCAAACATTACCcaaaattctgtttaaaaaaaaaacaaacaaaaaaaaaaaagcacacttgACCTTTGACTATAAAGAACTGgatcagagagtgtgtgtggtttctttTTGCAGACggggaaaatatttttaaaataaataaaaaaaagaaaatgcacaccaagacacaaaaatatatgcaaaataAATTCTCCAAGCAGGAAAACACaatgagcacaaaaaaaacctctcacTCACAGAACACTTTGGTGGGTTGAACGAGACGGGTGCAGCACGAGGGTTACACCagagttttgtttaaaatatacagcaaaaaaaaaaacagactgatAAATTCCACAAAATACAAAGAAGCGAAAAACACTAAGTGGCATCGAGGCAAAGGAAAATCAAGAGTGACAGAATTTGATCGTTTTATTTTgcagtcagtaaaaaaaaaaaaaaaaagaaaacaaacaaacaaaaaaaaaaaggaaagcgtGCAGGTCGTCCGTCCCGTCCGAGACCGCGGTCGTCTTTTGGTCATCAGCCGATGAAACGACGGCCCACCTGGAGATGACTCGAGAGCGAATCTGCTGATTCTCCGCTGATGATGGAATTCTCTGACGGCGTGAGACCGGCACGTTCGCGAACCTcgagaaaaacaaaatttagTAGGGTGtcgaataaaaaaggaaatatgcTTCAGGACTGAGCGAGGGATGAATGGAAGTGTGCGCTGATCGATTATCGCGGAATTCTCTGGCGTCTCCTTCCTCTCGCTTAAGTGCTGGCGGATGTGGAAAGGTATAATGTTCCGAGGTCTGTGGTGCACACGTGAGTTTTTTCGGCCTTAACGTGGGATTAAAGCTGGCGCAGAATATCACGGACATAAATCGCACAAAACGTCGTTTTCTATACACTCTaggggcaaaagtattgggacacctgacgtaTGTGGTTCAAACTGTTACCTCCAAGTACATTATGTTGGCTTTTGAATGCATGGGCTTGATATGTTCTACTTTCcaatgggttggactggaagatctcctgctatagagcttctaaaccctaatgaacaccttctgGACCTGCAGCCAGCCCAAGCCTCCTCACTACATCTCCACAAAACCTAGAGGATCATCTTCTCAAAAAAGTGGAGAGAcagaatcttatgctcaggtgtccacaaacttttggccatatagtgtacgtTAAAGATGAGTCACGTCTAGGACGTAGCACACACGTGGGCGTGGATATTAAATAAACTGTTCCCCCGATCGGAGCGGATCTCAATTACGATCCTCTTGTACTGGCACGTTTATCCTcgagggaataaaaaaaaagaaaagaaaatcttcGCTAGTCTACGATACCAAGAATAGATAgcatatatgtttatatttcttCCATAAATCTGCCGTATTTACAAAGATGGGTTATATTACAGGATCGGAAGAATGTTTTTGCAAAACAGCGACagcattaaacaaacaaacaaacaaaaagagctGGTACAGAGACTTCGCTCGGTTCAGTCAGTGGTGATTAATGAtaaagctccagcatttcttgTGGTTTATGAGCCCCAGGgtctgcttcttcttctgcttcttttaaGGCAACATGACGGCTGGAGGTTCTCGTCCCCGGGACACATGCAGTTCATTCTGTTCCTTCATACGTCGCTTCCTTCTCGGTTGGTACGCGTCCTTGATGAGGTAAAAAGATCTAAAAACTCTGGATTCCTTCCCCCCGGGTcccctgactataagatttccTCCACTCCGTGAGCGAAGATCATGACCAATCCCGGCTCCAGGATCATGTCCTCGCCCATGTGCTGGTTCTCGCAGGCCATCACCACGACCGCCTGCTTGCCCGGGATGCGCTTGGCCACGTAGTTCTCGTAGTAGCGGCGGTTCATTTGGCGCGTCTCCAGCGTGGCCAGGCCCTGGGGCCAGTTGCGCTCGTGGGCGTTTTCGATGAGCTCGTTGACGATGGACAGAGGACATCCGCTGTCGATTAGCGAGCGTTTGATGACGGCCTGCAGAACGGCATCGGGTGTCGAGATCATGCCTCCCCAGCGCGTCACGCGGGCGGGTTGCAGAGAGTTCACCCATCTGAGGAGGGAAAAGATAACGAGAACGTTTAGACAGATGTGTGACAAAGaggtatataaaaaagaaaaatgatgttCTTCCTTTAAACCTCAGGGGGTCAAGCTCAACAGGGCACAGCCACTACACATGGGGGGCAGGGGACCCCCAATAAAGCAAACCAATCAAATTAGTCAACCAAACAATCTATTCACCAATCCACCATCCAGCCAATCAATCCACCAATCAACTTCTCCACAAATTGCTATGTTACAACCAGAAACTGAATCAGTTTTAACTGCTATTGTAATATTTAGCATAAAACGCTCAGGTTTTCATCAAATTCGCTGTGAAATGCTTACGCTTATGAGTCCTTCTGAAAACCGCCACAGAGTTTGTTTTTTAGCTCGCTAATGAAGAATCTCTCAGACCATTTTAGCAGTAGCCACTTTCACTGCTCTGTGCTGCCCCCTTGTGGAAATCCACGAGGTGACAGGGAACTATCACGTGCAAAACTAAACACGATAACGcggttctttttttatatatttttatattattacagaCCGCAAAAGAGTCGATACAGTGGAAGTCTATTCCTTCTATGCGGTCAGGTTCCGGAATGATCCGACGCACGGTACAGGTTGCGGCCCAGTAGGTTTTCTACATTGGAGAAAAATTTGATTGGTATGCAGGGGTTCTGTAGGATTCACAGTATCAAATTTGGGACATTTTAAGACCATTAACTATGAAACTAAAGACGTGTATCACATAAAAAGACACGTTTTTAGCGACTGGCCTTAACCGAGccctaaatataaaaaaatacattttttaagccaagtatcgctaaaGTTGTGCTTCCCCTgctactgaaaaataaaatccgttttACGTCCGGGGTACAAAATCAGATAGAGATTCCACGCCAATagcagaaagctgattggccgTCGCATCATCGGCCTCATCTGTAGTCACGATGCAGCCGTCTTGGTGATTGGGAAACCCTGAGCTAATCCGCAGCCTAATTTCCCTTTAAATGTCTTTACAATtacgccatttggcagatgccctcatccagagcgacttacatttatctcattcgtacaactgagcagctacaagcttaagggccttactcaggggccctgCTAGgtgaggctgggatttgaacggatcaaaaaaaaaaaacaaggccgTAACCATCGAGCTACAACCTCCCTCAGTCTTTCAGTCCTATCCTGCAAAACATCTTGTACCGAGAACGCTCCTGGACACTGTATTTCTGTAAGAGTGTTCAGGACAGAGAAGGGGGAGAACGTGAAAGCGTGCACTCACTCCAGGATCTCGTTATACTCTATGCTCTCCTCCAGATTCTGCAGGTTGGGGTTTGCGCTTCGGATCGCCCTCATGTACGCCTTGAGGAGCTGGATGTCCCGTTTCTGCTCCGGACGAAACAAACAGAAGAGAGATGAGAAGAGCCTCCAGGGTTTTTGTGCACTCTAAATAAAAAGCAGCGTTAAGGGGCGAACCTGCTCCGCCAGCTGGTGTTTGTGCTCAGCTGCGGTTTTCTCCAAGTCTGCGATCTTcgtctgctgctgctgcacgaCACTGCGCAGGTGCTTGATGCAGTTGTGGTTCGGCACCTCGTCTTTGGGCATCTCCAGCCTACGCGGGGGAACAGgaggtgtatgtatgtattagaAAATGCGGTGAGACACGTTTGGAGTTATGCGGGCTggaatttttctctttctgcgAAGTTGGAGTTTTCAATAACGGCACAGACTCCAAAACTTTACATACTATTACATACGATAACTAACTATATTACAcaagtgtatttatatacacgCCTGGTCTTATAGGGGACTTGAAGAAAacataaggggaaaaaaaaaaggtggaataAAAGGGAGTAAgagtagaaaaaggtgaaaaggGTCGACAAGAATTTAAAGAAGAGTAGAAAACAGAGTTGAAgaattaaagaaagagaaaaaggagtGGGAGGGGGAAAaccattcattaaaaaatgaagataaacaaaaaaaaaaatagaaggtgGAAAGAAGTGTAGAactggtggtggaggtggagaggaAAGAAGGAGGTAGTGGTGAAGGAGATGGAAATAAAGATGTGAAAGAAGGAGGCGGTGGTGAAGGAGATGGAAAGAGGAAGAATAGAACGAGAAAAGAAGTATGAAAAAGGAAAGAGTAGCAGAAGGAGGTAAGAAAGGGAAGTAGAGGGAAGAGGGTCATGCATATGAAGGATGAGAGGAGGGAAGAATAGATGAAAGAAGTGGGAAAATGTAGAGAGGAAGGGTGGCAGCAGGAGGAAGTGGTGGTGAAGAAGAAGGAATGAGGAAGAGTAGAAGGAGGAGGTagtggagaagaaggagaaaaagataaagaataGAAGGAGGATAAGGAGGGGGATGTAGTGgtaaagaaggagaaggaatgAGGAAGAgtagaaagaggaggagaaggtagTGGTGAAGAAGGAGGGAAAGATAAagaatagagtgtgtgtgtgtgtgtgtgtgtgcgcgctgaAGGATCGGCCTCTTACTGACCCGCAGCCATCCTCGCAGACGACGGGTCGTTTAGGGTTGTGCTCGCAGTCTTTGAGGTGAGACTGGAGCTGGTCGAGGCGCAGCGTCGCCGTGCAGCCGAAGCCCGAGTTATCGCACGAGATCTGCAGCTTGGACAGCATGTTACGCATGATGCGTGGCACCGGCCGCAGGTGTGCCAGCGTCACCACGGTGCGGTCCACCGGGCAGATCTGCTGCTGCGCAAACCACTGCGTGATGCAGGCGTTACAGAAGGCATGCTCACAGTGGGgggcctgaaacacacacacgcgcgcacgcacaGAGATTTTTACCCATTTGGAACTTTGAAAACCAGGTTACCATGACAACGCACCAGTAAACAGACTTAAACATGGTAGTGGAGGGGAAGAGGATGAAATCTGTCCTCATCCATCAATCGACCTGTTTGTGCACATTTCCCTCAAGCACTGTAATCAAAAAGCAgttcatccatccagccatccatccatcccctcTTTTGTCCATggatccatccattcattcatttatccatttatatatCCATCTGGTCATTCACGGATCCATTTATCAATTACTCATTTATCTACAGATCAATCCATCCAATTTTACACCACCTATCCACTTATCCCTCCAGCCATTCCTCCATTCTAACTACAATTCCTCCCATTTATATAATCTCTCATTCATCTACTCTTcaatccatctatttatccatctatcgGTTCATCCGTATACCCTTTTGCCCATTTGTTTGTGAAATTATCCAGCCGTTAGTTATTCCGTTTATCAATCCACCTATTCATcaacacattcatacattaTTCAATTACCTCAATCTAATTAtccctccatttctctctcctccCATCAATTTACCCAACtaaccacccatccatccaattATCTATACATCACAATATCCACCTAATTTATCAATATAGTAACTTAACTACTAATCAATCCATCTAattatacatccatccatctctaaATTTATCCATCCAGCAATTACTCCTTATATACATCTAACCACCTATTTAACCACTCGCATCTCCATTTATCCATTATTCATTTACCTGCCCATCActccatctattcatctatctctctctccacccaTTTATCTATCTAACCACCTATCCATCCGTTTATCAAACCATCCAATCATCCACCAATCAATCCATCTAATTATACATTAGAGGTTGAACGAAACGGGTTTTTCTCAGAGCGATGCTGATATTTAGAAATTAGAGCATCTGATGAACGATATAcaatgcagatttattttttggctcattctctctctccaaaggttctcctcattctctctccaaaggttctcctcattctctctccaaaagcaGCATCttatttaaccaatgaaatatCTAAGGCTAGAATAAGAACGAATGAGAGAAATTTAAAGCCTGGTTATGCTCCAACTTTTTTTCCCACACCGTTGGCTCTGGTCAGACAGCATCAGCTGTTTCTCGGCTGATTCTGCATGTCGAATCAGCGGTGGAGCTCGTTGGGGAGAAAGAGAACTGGTTTCCTATTGGTTTGGTGTGTCAGATGCGCCTGCTCGATAATCGGGCTGATTAATAAAACAATGGCAAAAATCGGCCCAGATAATCGTCCGGCCTCTAATTAAACGTCAATCTATCCATCACCAATCCATCTaactatctatccatccatttatcatCCCATCCAAGCATTCACCTAATTTACCAATATATTCATTTACCTACCCATCaatccatttatctatccatttatcAATCCCTCCAACAATTAATCCATCTAattatatatccatccatccatccaccccattttttttatttttactgtctGAACTTCAGGAATGTAGTTTTTAAAACAGTTgtacgctgtgtgtgtgtgtgtgtgtgtgtgtgtgtgtgtgtgtgtgtgtgtatatatatttgtgagTGCGTGCTGGTACAGTTCAAAAGTACCAACCTGCACTGGCTCCTCCAGCACTCCGCTGCAAATGGGACAAAGCAGATCCTCATCTACTTCCCCCTGGAACCTGGTGACGTCGTACCCCATGGCACATTACTGGAGCTCTCTCGTACCTGTAATGACAACCGAATCACGTCAGCCACGTGAGGGGTGAGCTACACACGATAAAGCCTTATACAAAAGCATGGACATCATCGTTTCCCTTGTGTGGGTTTCTCGGTTAGACGGAACACAGTTACGCGCGGAAATGTGTTTGAATAAGCAAACGAGGTGTGTACAGAGTTAAatgatcctgatcctgaccaAACTCCAACTGAGGCCTCATCAGCGTATCTGATGAAGCAGACGTTTCAGGTGGCAGAATCaccttgtacacacacacacacacacacacacacacacacaggtaaggTGATCACGGCTACTGAATAAAGGTGACCTTTTCTATGTTCTGAATTGAGATCCTGCCCTGGAGCCACACTGCCTGCCTGCCTTTTGCCACCATGggaagcagctgtgtgtgtgtgtgtgtgtgtgtgtgtgtgtgtgtgtgtgtgtgtgtgtgtgagaactagGGCTGCTAAGTATGAGATTACCGATATTCTGCTCTACCAATGTGTGAGCATTGTTCTGCACATTAGAGGAGCGTCAATGTAAGTGGTGCTGGTTATATTTCAGAcgctgtccatccatccatccatccatccatccatccatccattcggGATAATAGATAAATTAAAAGGATGTAAAATGGATCGGTGTAACGGTAAAATAATGGATTAACGAAAGGATGTAAAATGGATGggaggatagatagatagcacgAATAATGGATTAGTAAAAGGCTGTAAAAACAGACGTGTGGAGGAATAAAGATAGAACAATAGATAAAAGAAAGGCTGTGTAAATGGATAGGTGGATAGATGGgaggatgaatggatagatgagTAGAACAATGGATAAATGAAAGGCTGTAAAATGGATGGGGGATTGATGGATGAGGAAAACGGTGGATAAATGAAAGGCTGTGAAAAGAGATGGGTGGATAAATAGGTAGaataatgtataaatgaaaaGCTGTGCAAAAGGATAGGAGGATAGATGGGTACCTAGACGGATAGATGTATGGAAGGATAAATGAAAGGCTGTAAAAAATGGATGCATGGATGAATAAAGATCGAACAATGAATAAAAGGAAGGCTGTGAATATGGACGAGTGGGTAGAGGGAATGATACGCTGTAAAATGGAtggggatagatagatagatagatagatagatagatagatagatagatagatagatagatagatagatagatagatagatagatagatagatagatagatagatagatagatagatagatagatagatagatggaacAATGgataaatgaaagtgtgtgtaaatggatGGTTAGATAGGTAGGTGGAGagatgggtggatagatgggTAGAATAATGGATAAATGAAAGGCTATGCAAATGGATGGTTGGATAGATGGATAAGTGGCTGGAGAGATGGGTGGAATAATGGATAAATGAAAAGGTGTGTAAATGGATGGTTAGATAGATGGGTAGGTAAGTaggtagatagatggatggatggatggatggatgagtatATACATGGATAAATCCTAACCAGCAGCGGATTGAATATGGATTACGGATGTTGGTTAACTTTGTAGGTCCTCACAGCAAAGTGGAACAGTAAAGTCGATACTGAATGTGAAAAGGAAGCAGCGTGGTCACGTTTTCTCCCTGCGTGTTGGACGAGTCGTATAATTAAGAAGTTATCATGAACATGTCctggtgtgtttgtggttcTTTCTGTTCCTCCTGCACTCCTTTCACCATCAGCCTCGTTTCTGACTCACCTGTAAATCACATCTGCTAAACAACAATCCGAGCATGAATAACGCGAACGGAGTACAGCACGTCATTATTGGCCAAATTTAGCTCGTGTTTGCTCCGAGTTCTCGTTCTGGTGCGTACGAGCTTTTATGAAACTGCTCTGATCTTACAGAAAGTGTGTGTCTGACAAAAGGATATGccagaaaatgaaaaaggagcaaaaataaataaattaaattcacAACACTATTGTGCAAGTTCACATTCAAAAGCACCTCATCCATCTGGTAATTCGGGCTCCCTTTGTTTATTGGCTATTCAAATAGCTGTGTATCGGGCAGGACCAATATCCCCCCCTGCCGCCAACCTCCCCCCACACCATCAACTCCTTACAGATGTCGGGAAATACGACGCTGTACACAGCATGACGGGGATCGGATCACCGCAGCGCTGCTAATTCACCCGAACAGGCTTTTATTGAATTGTAGGATTCCCAGCAGACATACGATGAAGGAGCTCATTTGGAGGGTTTTGAGAAAATGACACACCGAGAGACACCGTCCAGGCGTTTTCCTCCTTGGCCTGCTATTCACCTCGTTCTGCTCACAACAAAAATGAAAGACGGCGGAGGAGAAATTAGACTCCAGGTCCATTGTGCAAAAGCGAGGACACGCCATTTTTCCCgttataataatcttcactcCATTCGGGAAGGCCTTTCACCAAATTTGGGGGGTGTGGCTATTATAAGAGCATTAGCAAGATTCATTGATCAACTCATCAATCCATCTAATTGCCCCTCTATTAAAAAAGACATCAAACCATCCATTTATCCGTCCATCAAATCTTAAATGCATTAATGCAACAGTAAAAGATCTGACCACAAATATCCTGGTGTAGAACTGACTTTTGggttaccgtattttccggactataagccgctactttttccccaccttttgaactccgcggcttaaacagcgaagcggctaatttatggatttttcctgggtttttcccggtttcacaaacttcaagccaaaaaacggagccccataacattagaccaatgaaattgctgaacgggttcaggtgaaccaatgaaactctttatattaaatcagatgcgctcccactgaatcgggccgcaccacatcataaatatggatgaggttcctctgatgtttgatctgccgctcactcggactgtctacaggaaatgcgaatcattc from Silurus meridionalis isolate SWU-2019-XX chromosome 16, ASM1480568v1, whole genome shotgun sequence encodes the following:
- the rnf41 gene encoding E3 ubiquitin-protein ligase NRDP1, producing MGYDVTRFQGEVDEDLLCPICSGVLEEPVQAPHCEHAFCNACITQWFAQQQICPVDRTVVTLAHLRPVPRIMRNMLSKLQISCDNSGFGCTATLRLDQLQSHLKDCEHNPKRPVVCEDGCGLEMPKDEVPNHNCIKHLRSVVQQQQTKIADLEKTAAEHKHQLAEQKRDIQLLKAYMRAIRSANPNLQNLEESIEYNEILEWVNSLQPARVTRWGGMISTPDAVLQAVIKRSLIDSGCPLSIVNELIENAHERNWPQGLATLETRQMNRRYYENYVAKRIPGKQAVVVMACENQHMGEDMILEPGLVMIFAHGVEEIL